A region from the Paenibacillus humicola genome encodes:
- a CDS encoding TIGR04086 family membrane protein, whose protein sequence is MKNVTKVQATSPMLSGILCAAVWLAIGAAVLSLLLRFGSMDEASLPLYSLIVHGAAALAGGFVSGKRSGQRGWYYGGILGLAYGILILLTGFLAANAGIGVRTLTMLAVAAAAGALGGMFGVNARRS, encoded by the coding sequence ATGAAAAATGTGACGAAGGTGCAGGCGACTTCTCCGATGCTGTCCGGCATCCTGTGCGCCGCCGTCTGGCTGGCGATCGGAGCGGCCGTGCTCTCGCTGCTGCTCCGCTTCGGCAGCATGGACGAAGCTTCGCTGCCGCTCTACAGCCTGATTGTGCACGGCGCCGCCGCGCTGGCGGGGGGCTTCGTATCCGGCAAACGATCCGGACAACGCGGCTGGTATTACGGGGGCATACTCGGCCTGGCTTACGGCATTCTCATACTGCTTACCGGGTTCCTTGCCGCGAATGCGGGCATCGGTGTCCGTACGCTGACGATGCTGGCGGTGGCGGCGGCTGCCGGCGCATTGGGCGGCATGTTCGGCGTCAACGCCAGGAGGAGCTGA
- a CDS encoding DUF421 domain-containing protein, with the protein MEIWSILIRTVLTYFVVFLILRFMGKREIGKLSVFDLVISVMIAEIAVIVIEDTDRPLTDGIVPMCALMLIQIGIAFIALKSRTVRLWFDGKPTVLIENGHLNREAMRKQRYNLDDLLHQLRANKIGTVEDVEFAVLETSGKLSILEKDKERRTGFFDESAEHRGRGEKEDPHKLPPPFPEHYRFESLPIPLIMDGKLVGDNLNRLGKDRFWLNNQLKQRGVTDLKQVYLCTIDHKGKLYVDSRNKPGS; encoded by the coding sequence ATGGAGATTTGGAGTATCCTGATCCGGACCGTTTTAACTTATTTTGTCGTTTTTCTCATCCTAAGGTTCATGGGCAAACGGGAAATCGGCAAGCTCTCCGTCTTCGACCTCGTCATTTCCGTCATGATCGCCGAAATTGCGGTCATCGTCATTGAAGATACGGATCGTCCGTTAACCGATGGCATCGTCCCGATGTGCGCGCTCATGCTGATTCAGATCGGCATCGCTTTTATTGCGCTCAAAAGCCGCACGGTTCGGCTCTGGTTCGACGGCAAGCCGACGGTCCTGATCGAGAACGGGCATTTGAACCGGGAAGCGATGCGCAAGCAGCGCTATAATTTGGACGATTTGCTTCACCAGCTACGGGCCAATAAGATCGGAACGGTTGAGGACGTCGAATTTGCGGTGCTGGAGACAAGCGGCAAGCTGTCGATTTTGGAAAAGGACAAGGAGCGCCGAACGGGCTTTTTCGATGAATCGGCAGAACATCGCGGCAGGGGAGAAAAAGAAGATCCGCACAAGCTGCCGCCCCCTTTTCCGGAGCATTACCGGTTCGAGTCGCTGCCCATTCCGCTTATTATGGACGGCAAGCTTGTCGGCGACAATTTGAACCGGCTCGGGAAGGACCGGTTTTGGCTGAACAATCAGCTGAAGCAGCGGGGCGTGACCGATTTGAAGCAGGTGTACCTGTGCACGATCGACCATAAAGGCAAGCTTTATGTCGACAGCCGCAATAAGCCGGGGTCTTAA
- a CDS encoding putative polysaccharide biosynthesis protein produces MTKQSFMKGALILLAAGIVNRILGFVPRIAMPRIIGAEGVGLYQLGWPFLIVMLTLVTGGIPLAVAKWIAEAESQGDRRRVKQILRTAMLLTVSLSVVITAVFMILTPWITKHLMTDPRVYQTFLCMSPLLLIIGISSVYRGYFQGKQNMMPTALSTTVESLFRIVFQLLLARMLLPLGLAWAAAGAMLGVVAGEIAGFAVLYWQYVHDRLKERKAGSAGPASGKTDEASNGAVDVAQPVANKWISGSRPLSRRPVLRRLLGLSVPVTFSRMIGSLSYLLESILTARALAVAGIATGAATAQYGALQGMIIPILLLPTALTYSLAVSLVPSLSEAAAKGDRATIHKRLHQSMRLALVTGAPFIVVMALFAEPICRLLYHHAEIAPMLKWMAPVGLFIYLQAPLQAALQALDKPGTALMNTFIGALVKLVLIMKLASMPELGIYGALIAINVNIVLVTVLHFISVVRFIGFRMELFDFIKVGAAMTIMGAAALWVMNRGALPALWLNMTMACTAGFIVYLVVIMATGIIDRYDASRLPLIGRWFR; encoded by the coding sequence GTGACCAAGCAATCTTTTATGAAAGGCGCGCTCATCCTGCTGGCAGCCGGGATCGTCAACCGCATTCTCGGTTTCGTCCCCCGCATCGCGATGCCCCGGATTATCGGCGCGGAAGGCGTCGGGCTGTACCAGCTCGGCTGGCCGTTCCTGATCGTCATGCTTACGCTCGTGACCGGCGGCATTCCGCTGGCGGTCGCCAAATGGATCGCCGAGGCGGAATCGCAGGGCGACCGCAGACGGGTGAAGCAGATCCTTCGCACGGCCATGCTGCTCACCGTCAGCCTGTCGGTCGTCATTACGGCGGTCTTCATGATTTTGACCCCATGGATTACGAAGCACCTGATGACCGATCCGCGGGTCTACCAAACGTTCCTGTGTATGAGCCCCCTGCTGCTTATTATCGGCATTTCCTCCGTATACCGGGGTTATTTTCAGGGGAAGCAAAATATGATGCCGACCGCCCTGTCAACGACGGTCGAATCACTGTTCCGGATCGTCTTCCAGCTGCTGCTCGCCCGGATGCTGCTGCCGCTCGGGCTTGCATGGGCGGCAGCCGGCGCGATGCTCGGCGTCGTCGCCGGCGAAATCGCCGGCTTCGCCGTCCTATACTGGCAGTATGTGCACGACCGGCTGAAGGAACGTAAAGCCGGCAGCGCCGGCCCTGCCTCAGGGAAGACGGATGAGGCTTCCAATGGTGCAGTAGATGTGGCGCAACCGGTAGCGAACAAATGGATTTCGGGGTCCCGGCCGCTCTCCCGCAGACCGGTGCTCCGGCGTCTGCTCGGCTTGTCCGTTCCGGTCACGTTCAGCCGGATGATCGGCTCGCTTTCGTATTTGCTGGAGTCGATCCTGACCGCGAGAGCGCTTGCCGTTGCCGGCATCGCGACCGGCGCCGCCACGGCCCAATACGGCGCGCTGCAGGGGATGATCATCCCGATTCTGCTGCTGCCGACCGCCCTGACCTACTCGCTGGCCGTTTCGCTCGTCCCGTCGCTGTCCGAAGCCGCAGCCAAAGGCGACCGCGCGACCATTCACAAGCGGCTGCATCAATCGATGCGCCTTGCGCTCGTGACCGGCGCGCCGTTCATCGTCGTCATGGCGCTGTTCGCCGAGCCGATCTGCCGGCTGCTCTACCATCACGCCGAAATCGCGCCGATGCTGAAATGGATGGCGCCGGTCGGCCTGTTCATTTACCTCCAGGCCCCGCTGCAGGCCGCCCTGCAGGCGCTGGACAAGCCGGGCACGGCGCTCATGAACACCTTCATCGGCGCATTGGTCAAGCTAGTGCTTATCATGAAGCTCGCTTCGATGCCGGAGCTCGGCATTTACGGCGCGCTGATCGCCATCAACGTCAATATCGTCCTCGTCACCGTGCTGCATTTTATCAGCGTCGTCCGTTTTATCGGCTTCCGCATGGAGCTGTTCGACTTTATTAAAGTCGGGGCCGCCATGACGATTATGGGGGCCGCAGCTTTATGGGTCATGAACCGCGGGGCGCTTCCCGCCTTATGGCTGAATATGACGATGGCCTGTACGGCCGGCTTTATCGTTTACCTGGTCGTCATTATGGCGACCGGCATTATCGACCGCTACGACGCTTCCCGCCTCCCCCTGATCGGCCGTTGGTTCCGATGA
- a CDS encoding post-transcriptional regulator: MTDVEWAETIEALCESKAEEFRLVGYEHVTAKEVWECVSDKYAKTGQPALHRVVNDILSLKATRFMNYMTLSAFKGSQF; this comes from the coding sequence GTGACGGACGTGGAGTGGGCCGAAACGATCGAAGCGCTGTGCGAAAGCAAAGCGGAGGAATTCAGGCTGGTCGGCTATGAGCATGTGACCGCCAAGGAAGTGTGGGAATGCGTCAGCGACAAATACGCGAAAACCGGGCAGCCGGCATTGCATCGGGTCGTCAACGACATCTTGTCGCTCAAGGCGACACGGTTTATGAACTACATGACGTTAAGTGCGTTCAAGGGGTCCCAATTTTGA